In Phyllobacterium zundukense, one DNA window encodes the following:
- a CDS encoding Lrp/AsnC family transcriptional regulator has protein sequence MLQILQSNGRVAVTDLAQMIGLSATPCARRFEQLQESGVIKGFAATIDRRSIGLMVEVFVQVRLNTHSDDSPERFIAEIQRMDEVSSCWTMTGEHDFLLHVMVPTVDDLNDFVMHRLMRLKGVRDVHTQLVLQNIKGPGRIPLDHLKR, from the coding sequence ATGCTGCAGATTCTGCAGAGCAATGGACGCGTTGCCGTAACGGACCTCGCACAAATGATCGGCCTGTCGGCAACGCCCTGTGCGCGCCGGTTCGAACAGCTGCAGGAAAGCGGCGTCATCAAGGGTTTCGCCGCTACCATCGACAGGCGGTCGATCGGGCTGATGGTCGAAGTCTTCGTGCAGGTTCGCCTCAACACCCATAGCGACGACTCGCCCGAGCGCTTCATCGCCGAGATCCAGCGCATGGACGAGGTTTCATCGTGCTGGACCATGACCGGCGAGCACGATTTCCTGTTGCACGTCATGGTGCCTACCGTCGACGACCTCAACGATTTCGTCATGCACCGGCTGATGCGGCTGAAGGGTGTACGCGATGTGCACACCCAGCTTGTGCTGCAAAACATCAAGGGGCCAGGTAGAATCCCCCTCGATCATCTCAAAAGGTGA
- the phhA gene encoding phenylalanine 4-monooxygenase yields MTISVEAYARECAEQGLRGNYAVCHADFTVEQQYDYSDEDQEVWRTLCDRQTKLTSKLAHHSYLDGVDALGLLDRIPDFHEVSERLRKLTGWEIVAVPGLIPNEPFFDHLANRRFPVTNWLRSKKELDYIVEPDMFHDFFGHVPILSQPVFADFMQLYGEKGGAASRMGGEQLAARLYWYTAEFGLMQEEGELLKAFGAGLMSSFTELQFAVTSPDAHHVPFDLETVMHTAYEIDKFQRAYFVLPSFAALRDAFEKADMPKLIARWKDAEPMDPATV; encoded by the coding sequence ATGACGATCAGCGTTGAAGCCTATGCCCGCGAATGCGCCGAGCAGGGATTGCGTGGCAACTACGCCGTTTGCCATGCGGATTTCACCGTCGAGCAGCAATACGACTATTCGGATGAGGACCAGGAAGTATGGCGCACCCTCTGCGATCGCCAGACGAAATTGACGTCGAAGCTTGCCCATCACAGTTATCTCGACGGCGTGGACGCGCTCGGTCTTCTGGATCGCATTCCGGATTTCCATGAGGTCAGCGAGCGGCTGCGCAAATTGACCGGCTGGGAGATTGTCGCCGTGCCGGGCCTGATCCCGAACGAGCCGTTTTTCGATCATCTTGCCAACCGGCGCTTTCCGGTGACCAACTGGCTGCGCAGCAAGAAAGAACTCGACTACATCGTCGAGCCCGACATGTTCCACGACTTCTTTGGCCATGTTCCCATCCTGAGCCAGCCGGTCTTTGCGGATTTCATGCAACTTTACGGTGAGAAGGGCGGTGCCGCTTCACGCATGGGCGGCGAGCAGTTGGCGGCCCGGCTTTACTGGTACACAGCGGAATTCGGGTTGATGCAGGAGGAAGGCGAGCTGCTCAAGGCGTTTGGCGCTGGCCTCATGTCATCGTTCACCGAATTGCAGTTTGCGGTAACCAGTCCCGACGCGCACCATGTGCCGTTCGATCTGGAAACGGTAATGCACACCGCCTATGAAATCGACAAGTTCCAGCGGGCCTATTTTGTTTTGCCATCATTTGCGGCGCTCAGAGATGCCTTCGAAAAGGCCGATATGCCGAAGCTGATTGCACGCTGGAAAGATGCGGAGCCGATGGATCCCGCGACCGTATGA
- a CDS encoding GGDEF domain-containing protein gives MNRILLKCAMVMVISVACSLLITGIMMTANDMHDPRGYVIATVCPLLISPAISFLVFRQAEKLRLTLETLNRVMQELEITNAKLYEKSSRDSMTGLLNRETFFNYVDRVRAQQAGSLLIIDADHFKKINDMHGHYNGDGALMAIAQCISGCIGQADSIGRIGGEEFAVYLATDNENQVKSIAETIRSKVNDIEFRTPENERVPLSVSIGGIVGVSSGDIADYFQIADRRLYEAKRNGRNCVCIQSKMKNAA, from the coding sequence ATGAATAGAATTCTCCTCAAATGCGCGATGGTCATGGTCATTTCAGTGGCGTGTTCCCTGTTGATCACGGGAATCATGATGACTGCCAACGACATGCACGACCCGAGGGGATATGTCATCGCCACCGTTTGTCCCCTGCTGATCTCCCCGGCCATCTCCTTCCTGGTTTTCCGCCAGGCCGAGAAGCTGCGGCTGACGCTTGAGACCCTCAACAGGGTTATGCAGGAGCTGGAGATCACCAACGCCAAACTGTATGAGAAATCGTCACGCGACAGCATGACGGGACTGCTCAATCGCGAGACGTTCTTCAACTATGTGGACCGGGTGCGCGCGCAACAGGCAGGTTCCCTCCTGATCATCGACGCCGACCATTTCAAGAAGATCAACGACATGCACGGTCACTACAACGGCGATGGTGCCTTGATGGCCATCGCGCAATGTATCAGCGGCTGTATCGGGCAGGCTGACAGTATAGGACGTATCGGCGGCGAGGAATTCGCCGTTTATCTCGCGACGGACAACGAGAACCAGGTTAAGTCCATTGCCGAGACCATCCGCTCCAAAGTAAACGACATCGAATTCCGGACACCGGAAAACGAACGTGTACCGCTCAGTGTCAGTATTGGCGGTATCGTTGGCGTATCGAGCGGCGACATAGCCGATTATTTCCAGATCGCTGACCGCCGGCTTTATGAGGCCAAGCGCAACGGCCGCAACTGTGTGTGCATTCAGTCCAAGATGAAGAATGCGGCCTGA
- the argB gene encoding acetylglutamate kinase, producing MSDADQTAEIQASLLSAALPFMQRYENKTVVVKYGGHAMGDAALGKAFARDIALLKQSGINPIVVHGGGPQIASMLARMGIESKFEGGLRVTDAKTLEIVEMVLAGSINKEIVALINAEGEWAIGLCGKDGNMVFAEKAKKTVIDPDSNIEKIVDLGFVGEPVEVDRTLLDLLARSEMIPVIAPVAPGRDGHTYNINADTFAGAIAGALAASRLLFLTDVPGVLDKNKELIKELSVSQARALIKDGTISGGMIPKVETCIDAINRGVEGVVILNGKTPHSVLLELFTERGAGTLIVP from the coding sequence ATGTCCGATGCCGACCAAACCGCCGAAATCCAGGCAAGTCTGCTTTCCGCAGCTCTGCCTTTCATGCAGCGCTATGAAAACAAGACCGTGGTCGTGAAATATGGCGGACACGCCATGGGTGATGCGGCTCTGGGCAAGGCATTTGCCCGCGACATCGCGCTTCTGAAGCAGTCCGGCATCAATCCCATCGTCGTTCATGGCGGCGGTCCGCAGATTGCCTCGATGCTGGCGCGCATGGGTATCGAATCGAAATTCGAGGGCGGCCTGCGCGTTACCGATGCGAAGACGCTTGAAATCGTCGAGATGGTTCTCGCCGGTTCGATCAACAAGGAAATCGTCGCCCTCATCAATGCCGAAGGCGAATGGGCGATCGGCCTGTGCGGCAAGGACGGCAATATGGTTTTTGCCGAAAAGGCCAAGAAGACCGTCATAGATCCCGATTCCAACATCGAAAAGATTGTCGATCTGGGCTTTGTCGGTGAGCCGGTGGAAGTTGATCGCACCCTGCTCGACCTTCTTGCCCGCTCGGAGATGATCCCCGTCATCGCGCCGGTTGCTCCTGGGCGTGACGGCCATACCTATAATATCAATGCCGATACCTTTGCCGGCGCTATCGCGGGCGCGCTTGCGGCCTCGCGGCTTCTGTTCCTGACCGACGTGCCGGGTGTGCTGGACAAGAACAAGGAATTGATCAAGGAGCTCTCCGTCAGTCAGGCTCGCGCCCTGATCAAGGACGGCACGATCTCCGGCGGCATGATCCCGAAGGTGGAGACCTGCATCGACGCGATCAATCGCGGCGTCGAGGGCGTGGTGATCCTCAACGGCAAGACGCCGCATTCGGTCCTGCTCGAACTCTTCACCGAACGTGGTGCGGGGACGCTGATTGTTCCCTGA
- a CDS encoding pyrimidine 5'-nucleotidase, with translation MTNKPDPLNFAHVTDWVFDLDNTLYPHHSNLFSQIDVKMTGYVADLLKLSHADARELQKRFYKDYGTTLKGLMDRYDIDPDDFLQKVHDIDYSWLVPDPSLSTAIKQLPGRKFIFTNGDRGHAERAAGQLGVLEQFDDIFDIRAAALNPKPARAAYDRFLDLHKIDPAASVMFEDLARNLVEPKALGMTTVLIVPHNFEPTFSEIWERDPGNTDHVDYVTDDLASFLNSILPKLMSETV, from the coding sequence ATGACAAATAAACCGGATCCCTTGAATTTTGCCCATGTGACTGATTGGGTCTTCGATCTCGACAATACCCTTTATCCGCATCATTCCAATCTGTTTTCCCAGATCGATGTGAAAATGACGGGGTATGTTGCCGATCTCCTGAAGCTTTCCCATGCGGATGCGCGCGAACTCCAGAAGCGGTTCTACAAGGATTATGGCACGACCCTCAAAGGTCTGATGGACCGCTACGATATCGATCCGGACGATTTTCTGCAGAAGGTCCACGACATCGATTATTCCTGGCTCGTACCAGACCCTTCATTGTCCACAGCCATCAAGCAACTGCCCGGCCGCAAGTTCATCTTCACCAATGGCGATCGCGGCCATGCCGAGCGTGCGGCCGGTCAGCTTGGCGTTCTCGAGCAGTTCGACGATATTTTCGACATCAGAGCGGCGGCACTGAACCCAAAGCCCGCCCGTGCGGCCTATGACCGGTTCCTTGATCTGCACAAGATCGATCCGGCCGCGAGCGTCATGTTCGAGGATCTGGCGCGCAATCTCGTCGAGCCGAAGGCCTTGGGTATGACCACGGTCCTGATCGTCCCGCACAATTTCGAGCCGACATTCTCGGAAATCTGGGAGCGCGATCCCGGCAATACCGACCATGTCGATTATGTTACCGACGACCTTGCCTCGTTCCTCAATTCCATTTTGCCGAAGCTGATGAGCGAGACCGTCTGA